The following are encoded together in the Triticum dicoccoides isolate Atlit2015 ecotype Zavitan chromosome 6B, WEW_v2.0, whole genome shotgun sequence genome:
- the LOC119323291 gene encoding uncharacterized protein LOC119323291, with amino-acid sequence MAAVLGRAGTTASGGFGRHHKEISRGGRRRNAVVVAAVTGAAPQEGSLERPAWSGETPVSRLVAALIAFKPLYSLMKLASREVIIRTAEKSNIPWREMTKKVLESDVYEVFERIRDPNIVYPDYYLSPFHAYDEGNLSWLAAAEAEAATLSIAKRAIPEATSIEEANKIVRGNWMNAIEEHHLKYSGENCQINDILDIGCSVGVSTRYLAERFPSAKAVGLDLSPYFLAVAAQKEEQLSRQNPIRWVHANGEATGLPPNSFDVVSLAYVCHECPARAIIGLAKEAFRLLRPGGTIALTDNSPKSKVLQELSPVLFTLMKSTEPFLDEYYMLDLEEALGQAGFVNVCSVLTDPRHRTVTATVPY; translated from the exons ATGGCAGCCGTCCTCGGGCGCGCCGGCACCACCGCCAGCGGCGGCTTCGGGCGGCATCATAAAGAAATCAGCCGCGGCGGCCGTCGGCGAAATGCGGTCGTCGTCGCTGCCGTGACCGGCGCCGCGCCGCAGGAGGGGTCGCTGGAGCGGCCGGCGTGGTCCGGGGAGACGCCGGTGTCGCGGCTCGTCGCCGCGCTCATCGCCTTTAAGCCGCTCTACTCCCTCATGAAGCTCGCCTCCCGCGAGGTCATCATCAG GACGGCGGAGAAGTCCAACATCCCGTGGAGGGAGATGACGAAGAAGGTGCTGGAGTCTGACGTGTACGAGGTGTTCGAGAGGATAAGAGACCCCAACATCGTCTACCCCGACT ATTATCTGAGCCCATTCCACGCCTATGACGAAGGGAACCTATCGTGGCTG GCTGCAGCTGAGGCTGAGGCTGCAACCTTGTCCATTGCAAAGAGGGCCATACCCGAGGCTACTTCGATCGAAGAAGCGAACAAGATTGTTCGGGGAAACTGGATGAATGCAATTGAGGAGCATcacctcaagtactcgggggaaaACTGCCAGATCAATGACATTTTGGACATTGGCTGCTCTGTTGGAGTGAGCACCAGATACCTGGCTGAAAGGTTTCCTTCGGCTAAGGCTGTT GGACTAGATCTATCACCCTACTTCCTGGCCGTGGCAGCACAGAAGGAAGAACAGCTGTCTCGACAAAACCCTATTCGTTGGGTTCATGCAAACGGTGAAGCGACTGGGTTGCCACCAAATTCATTCGACGTCGTCTCCCTTGCTTATGTG TGCCACGAGTGTCCAGCACGAGCAATAATCGGATTAGCGAAGGAAGCATTCAGACTACTCCGCCCAGGAGGAACAATCGCCTTAACCGACAACTCT CCAAAATCAAAAGTACTCCAG GAACTATCACCCGTTCTGTTCACTCTGATGAAAAGCACCGAACCGTTCCTGGACGAGTACTACATGCTGGATCTGGAGGAGGCGCTGGGCCAAGCAGGCTTCGTCAATGTGTGCTCCGTGCTGACAGACCCCAGGCATAGAACGGTCACTGCCACTGTGCCCTACTGA